A window of Bradyrhizobium sp. AZCC 1610 contains these coding sequences:
- a CDS encoding complex I NDUFA9 subunit family protein, translating into MTSRKVTVFGSTGFLGRRVVQHLLDHGFEVRAASRHPERGAQVFRNRSSGLEVVRADVGDDRSVIGAVAGAFAVVNAVSLYVERGSDTFRSVHVEAAARVAQHSRGSGVQRLAHVSGIGADAQSHSSYIRSRGEGESAVRAAFAEATIIRPGVMFGPGDAFLIPLTKMLRMFPVFPMFGRGQTALQPAYVEDVGEAIARCFDAPEPGMIYELAGPNTYTYKELLQTICNYLDIRRVLAPMPITVWKMLAAAAEFLPASPVTSNQVELMTKDNVASGRHPGFDTLGIEPRGIEIVLAPARRGD; encoded by the coding sequence TTTTGGACCACGGTTTCGAGGTCAGGGCAGCGTCACGGCATCCAGAGCGGGGAGCTCAGGTCTTTCGCAATAGATCATCGGGACTGGAGGTTGTTAGGGCCGATGTCGGCGACGATAGATCGGTGATTGGCGCGGTGGCTGGCGCTTTCGCTGTCGTCAACGCCGTAAGTCTCTATGTCGAGCGCGGTAGCGATACGTTTCGTTCCGTGCACGTCGAAGCTGCTGCGAGAGTGGCACAGCATTCACGAGGATCAGGTGTGCAGCGCCTGGCCCACGTTTCCGGAATTGGCGCCGATGCGCAGTCACACTCGTCCTACATTCGAAGCCGGGGCGAAGGCGAGTCCGCAGTACGAGCTGCGTTCGCCGAGGCGACGATTATCCGTCCTGGAGTAATGTTTGGGCCGGGTGATGCATTTCTAATCCCGCTCACGAAGATGCTAAGGATGTTTCCCGTCTTTCCGATGTTCGGACGCGGTCAGACTGCGCTTCAGCCCGCGTATGTGGAAGACGTTGGGGAGGCGATTGCGCGCTGTTTCGACGCCCCAGAGCCGGGAATGATTTACGAGTTAGCCGGCCCCAACACCTATACTTACAAGGAATTGCTTCAGACGATCTGCAATTACCTTGATATCCGGCGGGTCCTCGCGCCAATGCCCATTACCGTGTGGAAGATGCTCGCTGCTGCCGCTGAATTCTTGCCTGCTTCTCCTGTTACATCAAACCAGGTCGAGCTTATGACCAAGGACAACGTCGCCTCTGGCAGGCATCCCGGATTTGACACTCTCGGCATTGAGCCGAGGGGAATAGAGATTGTGCTGGCTCCTGCCAGACGGGGTGACTGA
- a CDS encoding LysR family transcriptional regulator yields MDIRQLRTFSCVAELGSLSKASDTLRVAQPALSRQIKLLEHELRADLFTRNGRGMVLTDAGRLLLARTAGIVRQIDQVRDEIQSSGGPPSGRVVLGLVPTVSCVISARLARRTVDRYPGISLCIVESYSGHLMEWLHRGEMDLALIYGPSSDLHLTVQSLGRDPIVAVGPRGSGLSQRKQVDIGWLLRQRLVLPSHSHGLRALIEQAAAKKKLKLDVKLEADSFRVLTSLVEEGLGYTLLPPSSVRHEVASGRLETAAISKPSPMRELILASPIDHPGSTAIALVSELLRSELVACREEGLWDIKLA; encoded by the coding sequence ATGGATATCAGGCAGCTCAGGACCTTCAGTTGCGTGGCGGAGCTCGGCAGCCTCAGCAAAGCTTCCGACACGCTGCGGGTGGCGCAGCCGGCGCTGAGCCGTCAGATCAAGCTGCTCGAGCATGAATTGCGGGCCGATCTGTTCACCCGGAACGGCCGCGGCATGGTGCTGACCGATGCCGGCCGCCTGCTGCTCGCGCGCACCGCCGGCATCGTCCGTCAGATCGACCAGGTGCGCGACGAGATCCAGTCCTCGGGCGGCCCGCCGTCGGGCCGGGTGGTGCTGGGGCTCGTGCCGACCGTGAGCTGCGTGATTTCGGCGCGGCTCGCCCGGCGCACCGTCGACAGATATCCGGGCATTTCGCTCTGCATCGTCGAGAGCTACAGCGGCCATTTGATGGAATGGCTGCACCGGGGCGAGATGGATCTGGCGCTGATCTACGGGCCGTCGAGCGACCTGCATCTGACCGTGCAGAGTCTCGGCCGCGATCCCATCGTCGCGGTTGGGCCGCGCGGCAGCGGGCTTTCGCAGAGGAAGCAGGTCGATATCGGCTGGCTGCTGCGGCAGCGCCTCGTGCTGCCCAGTCATTCGCACGGGCTCCGGGCGCTGATCGAGCAGGCGGCGGCGAAGAAAAAACTAAAGCTCGACGTCAAGCTGGAAGCCGATTCCTTCCGGGTGCTGACAAGTCTGGTCGAAGAAGGCCTGGGATACACGCTGTTGCCGCCATCCTCGGTGCGCCACGAAGTAGCCAGCGGCCGGCTGGAAACGGCTGCGATATCAAAACCGTCGCCGATGCGCGAACTCATCCTTGCGTCTCCCATCGATCATCCCGGCTCGACTGCGATTGCGCTTGTGAGCGAGCTGCTTCGCAGCGAACTTGTCGCCTGCCGCGAAGAGGGCCTCTGGGACATCAAGCTCGCCTGA